One genomic window of Nicotiana sylvestris chromosome 10, ASM39365v2, whole genome shotgun sequence includes the following:
- the LOC104222412 gene encoding uncharacterized protein: MKKKIDSEKREPKKEKNLVLKADRNDSSEEDSDMSYLTKRFQKMVRRNRGMLKRGSSSKQKNYDLCHKCGKPGHFIKDCPILKQEFSKYNPEKAAKRNPVPDKDFKRKISTDNMVKHALASWGDSSSESEDETNAGDSSMMSVESEENEYDSTFFLMAQSDNNDLLVVVADLRETMEGLETESKHENTRKVKEIASEEHIRLENELKAARTGLCVETEKNKHFQIELRRVKNDLEKSLKWTWSSEAITAMHTNNGGNR, from the coding sequence atgaagaagaagatagaTAGTGAAaaaagagaaccaaagaaagaaaagaacctggtactcaaagctgatagaAATGATTCAAGTGAGGAGGACAGTGACATGtcttacttaaccaaaagatttcagaagatggtcagaagaaataGAGGAATGCTAAAAAGGGGCAGCTCTAGCAAACAAAAGAACTATGATCTTtgtcataagtgtggaaagcctggGCACTTTATCAAAGACTGTCCTATCCtgaagcaagaattctccaaATACAACCCTGAGAAAGCAGCtaagaggaacccggttcctgaCAAGGACTTCAAAAGAAAGATATCTACTGACAATATGGTAAAACATGCTCTTGCATCATGGGGGGACTCCTCtagtgagtctgaagatgaaacTAATGCTGGTGATAGCTCCATGATGTCAGTTGAAAGCGAGGAAAATGAATATgattcaactttttttttaatgGCCCAATCAGATAATAATGATCTCTTGGTAGTAGTCGCAGACCTGAGGGAAACAATGGAGGGACTAGAAACTGAGTCTAAACATGAAAATACTAGAAAAGTAAAAGAGATAGCaagtgaggaacacattaggcttgaaaacgAGTTGAAAGCTGCGAGAACTGGGTTGTGTGTTGAAACTGAGAAAAACAAACACTTCCAGATTGAACTGAGaagagtaaaaaatgatcttgaaaagtccctaaagtggacctggtcctcagaagctatcactgccatgcacactaataatggtggaaacagatag